The stretch of DNA CTACGCGAAGCGAGCGAGAGGGCATCCTTGCGAGTCTAGAGAAGGGATGGTAGTTCGTCAAGGAAACGCACTCGGCATACACCGCATACGGTGTCATCCTCAGTGGCGGCAACTTGACGCATAGTCAGGAAACACCGGAGTCAAACGAGGGCCAAAGGATACCGCGATCGGAATATCCCATCAATCAGACGATTTGGCCATCCTGCATGTGAATGATACGGTCGGACTGGGCGGAGAGCTTGTCGTTATGCGTGACGATGACAAACGTCGTGCCGCGTGTCTTGTTCAAGGTGCGCATCAATCCGAACAACCCGTCCCCGCTGTGTGTGTCGAGGTTTCCGGTCGGTTCATCGGCCAGGACCAAGTCCGGATTTTGCATCAACGCGCGTGCCATGGCGACCCGCTGCTGTTCGCCGCCTGAGAGTTCTCCTGGCTTGTGAAGCAGGCGATGCCCTAATCCGACCTCCGTGAGAAGAGTCGTGGCGTCGGCCTTGACGGAGGTTGGTTCGCGACGTTGCACGAGGGCCGGCATACAGGCATTTTCCAACGCCGTGAACTCGGCG from Nitrospira sp. encodes:
- a CDS encoding ABC transporter ATP-binding protein, with amino-acid sequence VTFDGHDLFRMTDTQQAEFRNRRIGFVFQFHHLLAEFTALENACMPALVQRREPTSVKADATTLLTEVGLGHRLLHKPGELSGGEQQRVAMARALMQNPDLVLADEPTGNLDTHSGDGLFGLMRTLNKTRGTTFVIVTHNDKLSAQSDRIIHMQDGQIV